From the Candidatus Melainabacteria bacterium genome, one window contains:
- a CDS encoding rhodanese-like domain-containing protein produces the protein MAGSDTKTEITPLELKKRLDAGENIVLLDIREPHELAICTLANTTAHIPMGDLMERLSELEKFRNQDIVVYCRSGNRSDSCAEFLRDQGFSGLNLTGGIIAWSNDIDPSVQKY, from the coding sequence ATGGCTGGGTCGGACACAAAGACTGAAATAACACCTCTGGAGCTTAAAAAACGGCTCGATGCGGGCGAAAATATCGTACTTCTCGATATCCGAGAACCACATGAGCTGGCGATTTGCACACTTGCCAATACGACCGCGCATATTCCCATGGGCGATTTAATGGAACGACTGTCGGAATTGGAGAAATTTAGAAATCAAGATATCGTAGTTTACTGCCGCTCTGGAAATCGAAGCGACAGCTGCGCCGAGTTCTTACGAGACCAGGGATTTTCCGGTCTTAACTTAACAGGTGGAATAATCGCCTGGTCAAATGACATCGATCCGTCGGTTCAGAAGTATTAG